A region of Homo sapiens chromosome X, GRCh38.p14 Primary Assembly DNA encodes the following proteins:
- the BEX2 gene encoding protein BEX2 isoform 2 (isoform 2 is encoded by transcript variant 2), with the protein MQKMVCGAKCCGDAPHVENREEETARIGPGVMESKEERALNNLIVENVNQENDEKDEKEQVANKGEPLALPLNVSEYCVPRGNRRRFRVRQPILQYRWDIMHRLGEPQARMREENMERIGEEVRQLMEKLREKQLSHSLRAVSTDPPHHDHHDEFCLMP; encoded by the exons ATGCAGAAAATG GTTTGCGGGGCCAAGTGTTGCGGCGACGCACCTCACGTCGAGAATCGGGAGGAGGAGACTGCAAGGATAGGCCCAG gAGTAATGGAGTCCAAAGAGGAACGAGCGTTAAACAATCTCATCGTGGAAAATGTCAACCaggaaaatgatgaaaaagatgaaaaggagCAAGTTGCTAATAAAGGGGAGCCCTTGGCCCTACCTTTGAATGTTAGTGAATACTGTGTGCCTAGAGGAAACCGTAGGCGGTTCCGCGTTAGGCAGCCCATCCTGCAGTATAGATGGGACATAATGCATAGGCTTGGAGAGCCACAGGCAAGGATGAGAGAGGAGAATATGGAAAGGATTGGGGAGGAGGTGAGACAGCTGATGGAAAAGCTGAGGGAAAAGCAGTTGAGTCATAGTTTGCGGGCAGTCAGCACTGATCCCCCTCACCATGACCATCACGATGAGTTTTGCCTTATGCCCTGA
- the BEX2 gene encoding protein BEX2 isoform 1 (isoform 1 is encoded by transcript variant 1) → MQKMVVCGAKCCGDAPHVENREEETARIGPGVMESKEERALNNLIVENVNQENDEKDEKEQVANKGEPLALPLNVSEYCVPRGNRRRFRVRQPILQYRWDIMHRLGEPQARMREENMERIGEEVRQLMEKLREKQLSHSLRAVSTDPPHHDHHDEFCLMP, encoded by the exons ATGCAGAAAATGGTG GTTTGCGGGGCCAAGTGTTGCGGCGACGCACCTCACGTCGAGAATCGGGAGGAGGAGACTGCAAGGATAGGCCCAG gAGTAATGGAGTCCAAAGAGGAACGAGCGTTAAACAATCTCATCGTGGAAAATGTCAACCaggaaaatgatgaaaaagatgaaaaggagCAAGTTGCTAATAAAGGGGAGCCCTTGGCCCTACCTTTGAATGTTAGTGAATACTGTGTGCCTAGAGGAAACCGTAGGCGGTTCCGCGTTAGGCAGCCCATCCTGCAGTATAGATGGGACATAATGCATAGGCTTGGAGAGCCACAGGCAAGGATGAGAGAGGAGAATATGGAAAGGATTGGGGAGGAGGTGAGACAGCTGATGGAAAAGCTGAGGGAAAAGCAGTTGAGTCATAGTTTGCGGGCAGTCAGCACTGATCCCCCTCACCATGACCATCACGATGAGTTTTGCCTTATGCCCTGA
- the BEX2 gene encoding protein BEX2 isoform 3 (isoform 3 is encoded by transcript variant 3), with amino-acid sequence MESKEERALNNLIVENVNQENDEKDEKEQVANKGEPLALPLNVSEYCVPRGNRRRFRVRQPILQYRWDIMHRLGEPQARMREENMERIGEEVRQLMEKLREKQLSHSLRAVSTDPPHHDHHDEFCLMP; translated from the coding sequence ATGGAGTCCAAAGAGGAACGAGCGTTAAACAATCTCATCGTGGAAAATGTCAACCaggaaaatgatgaaaaagatgaaaaggagCAAGTTGCTAATAAAGGGGAGCCCTTGGCCCTACCTTTGAATGTTAGTGAATACTGTGTGCCTAGAGGAAACCGTAGGCGGTTCCGCGTTAGGCAGCCCATCCTGCAGTATAGATGGGACATAATGCATAGGCTTGGAGAGCCACAGGCAAGGATGAGAGAGGAGAATATGGAAAGGATTGGGGAGGAGGTGAGACAGCTGATGGAAAAGCTGAGGGAAAAGCAGTTGAGTCATAGTTTGCGGGCAGTCAGCACTGATCCCCCTCACCATGACCATCACGATGAGTTTTGCCTTATGCCCTGA